In one Populus nigra chromosome 12, ddPopNigr1.1, whole genome shotgun sequence genomic region, the following are encoded:
- the LOC133669506 gene encoding uncharacterized protein LOC133669506, with amino-acid sequence MEEMTEPERVAGGGVALSFTVNDDEAMLNSPKVLPPRLGRRLLGEPKTPPSVEEIEAKLREANLRRQRYHELLSSKARSSTSKSGLRDCLQAEEDLGQKIKARLNAAQQKRLSILTEAQMRLARLDEHRQEAKSGLEMRFEKERGELGMKVESRVQQAQANRMLLLKAYGQRRAARRERAAQSLMQKMTQEIKYKESVRAAIYQKRAAAERKRLGLLEAERTKAHSRILQVQRVATSIYSQREIERKRIKDQLEYKLQKAKKQRAEYLRQRRNLNSQAHFNSKTMHEQGEYLSRKLTRCWRRFVKLRKTTLSLAKAYMSLQINQESVKSMPFVQLALCIESATTIQIVKAFVNRLESRITLSQEVTGNLSSLSKIDHLLKYAALPSRKGPSSNATRRGAKMIKSSKLSRYPVRVLLCAYMIMGHPAEVFSGVGECEIVLADSAANFIQEFELLVKIIIDGPIKTSQEIASANPSQKTFRSQLEAFDKAWCIYLHHFVAWKSKDAKLLEKDLVRAACQLELSLLQTCQLTSRNDGGLTRDMYGIKKQVLEEQKLLRETVQHLSGNGGLEHMEHALSDVRSRFVEAEKSGTSMASFTSDILSSFSRNSLEGSSISGFGETRDLAECIGNSSHQILSLSQADDSSPVKELDPSPSKKTINSIVHSDSMLANENELLVNEILHEHHRGFDDSFNVTDEDQNSLKAKVRETMEKAFWDGITESMQQDEPDLSWVLKLMKEVRDELCEMSPQSWREEIVETIDVDILSQVLKSGTLDMDYLGRILEFALVTLQKLSAPANDEEIKTSHDNLLKELREISQAADISNASFSLVMIKGLRFILKEIQILKTEISRARIRLVEPLIKGPAGLEYLKKAFTDRYGSPADATSLLPLTRKWMASVHAGAEQEWEEYVDSVSATTSDTQLSIPTALRTGGSVLTTSKIGPPASTTGLEQPGCTGEKADLLIRLGLMKLVIGVGGLTLEALPETLKLNLSRLRRVQSQLQKIITISTSALVLRQTLLTENLVTSSVDMENVVSECAKKLSELLDSVEDVGILEIVDTISAVSKSSGHDSNDEKLRARKEVMSNMLVKSLQAGDAIFELVSRTIFLAMKGAVLGGSGSKGRELVETALRRVGATLLSNRVMEAAEVLVVVAMVSLSVHGEWYEELIKNL; translated from the exons ATGGAGGAGATGACGGAACCGGAGAGGGTAGCAGGAGGAGGAGTGGCTTTGAGTTTCACGGTTAACGATGACGAAGCGATGTTAAATTCTCCAAAGGTTCTTCCTCCAAGATTAGGAAGACGTTTGCTTGGAGAGCCCAAAACACCACCCTCCGTCGAAGAAATCGAAGCTAAGCTCCGTGAAGCCAATCTCCGTCGCCAG CGATATCATGAATTGTTGTCGAGTAAAGCACGGTCGTCAACTTCAAAAAGCGGTTTAAGGGATTGTTTACAAGCAGAGGAGGATCTGGGGCAGAAAATTAAAGCAAGGCTCAATGCTGCTCAACAGAAAAG GCTAAGCATTCTTACTGAGGCTCAGATGCGCCTGGCAAGGTTAGATGAGCACCGGCAAGAAGCTAAAAGTGGACTAGAAATGCGTTTTGAGAAGGAGCGGGGTGAGCTTGGCATGAAGGTTGAGTCACGGGTTCAGCAAGCACAAGCAAACCGGATGCTTCTTCTTAAAGCTTATGGACAAAGGAGAGCAGCAAGGAGAGAGCGAGCTGCTCAGTCATTGATGCAAAAAATGACCCAAGAGATCAAGTACAAAGAGAGTGTTCGTGCTGCAATTTACCAAAAACGTGCTGCTGCTGAGAGAAAACGGCTGGGATTGTTGGAAGCAGAAAGGACAAAGGCCCATTCAAGGATATTGCAAGTTCAGCGGGTAGCTACGTCCATCTATAGTCAACGGGAGATTGAGAGAAAACGGATAAAGGACCAGTTGGAATATAAGCTCCAGAAG GCTAAGAAACAAAGGGCAGAATATTTGAGGCAAAGAAGAAACCTGAATAGCCAAGCACATTTCAACTCAAAAACGATGCATGAGCAAGGGGAATATCTTTCAAGAAAGTTAACAAG GTGCTGGAGGCGGTTTGTAAAATTGAGGAAAACTACTCTCTCTTTGGCAAAAGCTTATATGTCGTTACAAATTAACCAAGAATCGGTTAAATCAATGCCATTTGTGCAGCTTGCTCTCTGTATTGAGTCAGCAACAACCATTCAAATTGTGAAAGCCTTTGTCAACCGGCTAGAGAGTCGCATCACACTCTCACAGGAAGTTACAGGTAACCTATCTAGTCTTTCCAAAATTGATCACCTTCTAAAGTACGCTGCTTTACCAAGTCGTAAGGGCCCTTCAAGCAATGCTACAAGAAGAGGAGCAAAAATGATTAAGTCTAGTAAACTATCAAGGTACCCTGTCAGAGTTTTGCTGTGTGCTTACATGATAATGGGACACCCAGCTGAGGTTTTCAGTGGAGTGGGTGAGTGTGAGATTGTGCTGGCTGACTCTGCAGCCAACTTTATTCAAGAGTTTGAGTTGTTGGTCAAAATTATAATAGACGGCCCCATTAAAACGTCACAGGAAATAGCCTCTGCAAATCCAAGTCAAAAGACTTTCAGATCTCAGCTGGAAGCCTTTGATAAAGCTTGGTGCATTTACCTGCATCACTTTGTAGCATGGAAGTCTAAGGATGCGAAGTTGTTAGAGAAGGATTTAGTGAGAGCTGCTTGCCAGCTTGAGCTCTCTCTGTTGCAAACCTGCCAGCTGACTTCCAGAAATGATGGTGGTCTTACTCGTGATATGTATGGTATTAAAAAACAG GTTTTAGAAGAGCAGAAACTTCTCAGGGAAACAGTACAGCATCTGAGTGGCAATGGTGGGCTGGAACATATGGAACATGCTCTCTCTGATGTGCGGTCTAGATTTGTTGAAGCTGAGAAATCTGGGACTTCAATGGCATCTTTTACTTCAGatattttatcttccttttcaCGCAATTCCCTTGAGGGCTCTTCAATTTCTGGCTTTGGTGAGACGCGTGATCTGGCTGAATGTATTGGAAACTCAAGCCACCAAATTCTCTCCTTATCTCAGGCAGATGATTCTTCCCCGGTCAAAGAACTTGATCCTTCACCttctaaaaaaaccataaatagcATTGTGCACTCTGACTCCATGTTGGCCAATGAGAATGAATTACTAGTAAATGAAATTCTCCATGAACATCATCGTGGTTTTGATGATAGTTTTAATGTTACTGATGAAGATCAGAATAGCCTCAAG GCAAAAGTAAGAGAGACTATGGAAAAAGCTTTCTGGGATGGAATCACAGAATCCATGCAACAGGATGAGCCTGATTTAAGTTGGGTTCTTAAACTCATGAAGGAAGTCAGGGATGAGCTCTGTGAGATGTCTCCTCAGAGTTGGAGAGAGGAGATTGTTGAGACTATTGATGTTGATATTCTTTCCCAG GTGCTCAAATCAGGAACTTTAGATATGGATTATCTTGGGAGGATTCTAGAGTTTGCACTAGTCACGTTGCAGAAACTTTCTGCTCCTGCAAATGATGAGGAGATCAAGACCTCTCACGATAATTTACTGAAAGAACTAAGAGAGATATCTCAAGCTGCGGATATATCAAATGCTTCATTTTCCCTCGTAATGATTAAAGGTCTGCGCTTTATCCTGAAGGAGATTCAG ATTCTGAAGACTGAGATTAGTAGAGCACGCATTAGACTTGTGGAACCACTCATCAAAGGACCTGCTGGTTTGGAATATCTGAAAAAAGCTTTCACTGACCGATATGGTTCTCCTGCTGATGCTACATCCTTGCTACCTTTGACGAGGAAATGGATGGCATCTGTGCATGCAGGTGCTGAACAGGAGTGGGAAGAGTACGTAGATTCTGTATCTGCTACAACAAGTGATACCCAATTGTCTATTCCAACAGCACTTAGGACTGGAGGCAGTGTTTTAACAACATCAAAAATTGGACCTCCAGCTTCCACAACAG GTCTTGAACAGCCAGGATGCACGGGAGAAAAGGCTGACTTGTTGATTAGGCTTGGCTTGATGAAGCTTGTGATCGGAGTAGGAGGGCTGACTCTTGAAGCTCTGCCCGAAACTCTCAAACTTAATCTATCCAGGCTAAGACGTGTCCAATCACAACTTCAGAAAATCATTACCATCTCTACAAG TGCATTGGTCCTGAGGCAAACCCTTCTGACAGAGAACTTGGTAACTAGTTCTGTGGACATGGAGAATGTAGTATCTGAGTGTGCGAAGAAGCTTTCTGAGCTATTAGACAGCGTGGAAGATGTGGGTATTTTGGAAATTGTTGATACAATTAGTGCGGTGTCAAAAAGCAGTGGCCATGATTCAAATGATGAAAAGCTCCGAGCGAGGAAGGAGGTTATGTCAAACATGTTGGTGAAAAGCTTGCAAGCCGGGGATGCTATATTTGAGCTTGTGTCTCGCACTATTTTTCTGGCTATGAAGGGGGCTGTGTTGGGAGGAAGTGGATCTAAAGGAAGGGAATTGGTGGAGACAGCTCTTCGGCGAGTGGGAGCAACTCTTCTTTCAAATAGGGTAATGGAGGCTGCTGAAGTTCTTGTTGTGGTGGCAATGGTTTCATTGAGCGTTCATGGCGAATGGTATGAAGAATTGATCAAGAATCTGTAA